The following are encoded in a window of Camelus bactrianus isolate YW-2024 breed Bactrian camel chromosome 31, ASM4877302v1, whole genome shotgun sequence genomic DNA:
- the DIRAS2 gene encoding GTP-binding protein Di-Ras2 has protein sequence MPEQSNDYRVAVFGAGGVGKSSLVLRFVKGTFRESYIPTVEDTYRQVISCDKSICTLQITDTTGSHQFPAMQRLSISKGHAFILVYSITSRQSLEELKPIYEQICEIKGDVESIPIMLVGNKCDESPSREVESGEAEALARKWKCAFMETSAKLNHNVKELFQELLNLEKRRTVSLQIDGKKSKQQKRKEKLKGKCVVM, from the coding sequence ATGCCGGAACAAAGCAACGATTACCGGGTGGCCGTGTTCGGGGCAGGTGGTGTCGGCAAGAGCTCCCTGGTCTTGCGGTTCGTGAAAGGCACGTTCCGGGAGAGCTACATCCCCACCGTGGAAGACACCTACCGGCAGGTCATCAGCTGTGACAAGAGCATCTGCACCCTGCAGATCACGGACACCACGGGCAGCCACCAGTTCCCCGCCATGCAGCGGCTGTCCATCTCCAAGGGGCACGCCTTCATCCTGGTCTACTCCATCACCAGCCGGCAGTCCTTGGAGGAGCTCAAACCCATCTACGAACAGATCTGCGAGATCAAAGGGGACGTGGAGAGCATCCCCATCATGCTGGTGGGGAACAAGTGTGACGAGAGCCCCAGCCGCGAGGTGGAGAGCGGCGAGGCCGAGGCGCTGGCCCGCAAGTGGAAGTGCGCCTTCATGGAGACGTCGGCCAAGCTCAACCACAACGTGAAGGAGCTCTTCCAGGAGCTGCTCAACCTGGAGAAGCGCAGGACCGTGAGCCTACAGATCGACGGGAAAAAGAGCAAgcagcagaaaaggaaagagaaactcaAGGGCAAGTGCGTGGTCATGTga